From one Mycobacterium colombiense CECT 3035 genomic stretch:
- a CDS encoding ATP-binding protein translates to MSNIDDRSRFVRTRVAADARSAARARAEFGVWLERYFSLDDDRFNDLLLAVNEAIANAAEFAYVDSAERGTVDVRAAYDGDSDTLAVIVDDRGRWRQKKPVQYRQQMRGRGIPLMEALADDVAIDRTAQGTRVTLTWSGLAGPGCSA, encoded by the coding sequence GTGTCGAACATCGACGATCGATCCCGCTTCGTGCGGACCCGGGTGGCCGCCGACGCGCGCAGCGCTGCGCGGGCCCGCGCCGAGTTCGGGGTGTGGCTCGAACGGTATTTCTCGCTTGACGACGACCGCTTCAACGACCTGCTGCTGGCCGTGAACGAGGCGATCGCCAACGCCGCGGAATTCGCCTACGTCGACTCCGCGGAGCGCGGGACGGTCGACGTGCGAGCGGCCTACGACGGCGACTCGGACACGCTGGCGGTGATCGTCGACGACCGCGGCCGGTGGCGGCAGAAGAAGCCGGTCCAGTACCGGCAGCAGATGCGCGGCCGCGGCATCCCGCTGATGGAGGCCCTGGCCGACGACGTCGCCATCGACCGCACGGCGCAGGGCACCCGCGTCACGCTGACCTGGAGCGGCCTGGCGGGTCCGGGCTGTAGCGCCTGA
- a CDS encoding N-acyl-D-amino-acid deacylase family protein — MFDLKIIGGTVVDGTGAQRYPADIGIKDGKIVDVVRRGAAGPAMSDFETAPAAETIDATGRVVAPGFVDIHTHYDGQVSWDSLLEPSSGHGVTTIVTGNCGVGFAPVRPGSEQWLIELMEGVEDIPGTALTEGITWGWETYPEYLDAVGKQKFSVDVGSQVAHGAVRAYAMGERGARNEPATPEDIEAMGRLVREAIEAGALGFSTSRTMGHRAMDGEPVPGTFAAEEELFGLGRAMAAGGQAVFELAPQGAAGEDIIGPKKELDWMRRLSAEIDRPVSFALIQVDADPKLWREMLDLSADAHAAGARLHPQIAARPFGMMIGFQGHHGFSHRPTYRRLAAECGRDELAQRLADPAVKAAILAEDDLPVDPTLLFDGMFALVQHSLGRLYALGNPPDYEPTPDRTVAAIAKARGEDPLSTLYDLMLEADATNMLMLPLFNYADGNHDAIREMMLHPAGVLGLSDGGAHCGMICDASYPTFLLTHWARDRHRGEKLSLEYVIRKQSRDTAHLFGLTDRGTIEPGKKADINVIDLDALTLHPAAMAFDLPAGGNRILQGASGYAATIVSGTVTRRNDVDTGARPGRLVRGAR, encoded by the coding sequence ATGTTCGACCTCAAGATCATCGGTGGAACCGTCGTCGACGGGACGGGCGCGCAACGCTACCCGGCCGACATCGGCATCAAAGACGGCAAGATCGTCGACGTCGTGCGGCGCGGCGCCGCCGGCCCCGCGATGAGCGACTTCGAAACGGCACCAGCGGCCGAAACCATCGATGCCACAGGGCGTGTGGTGGCCCCCGGCTTCGTCGACATCCACACCCACTACGACGGCCAGGTCAGCTGGGACAGCCTGCTGGAGCCGTCCAGCGGCCACGGCGTGACCACGATCGTGACCGGCAACTGCGGCGTCGGCTTCGCGCCCGTGCGGCCCGGCAGCGAGCAGTGGCTGATCGAGCTGATGGAGGGCGTCGAGGACATCCCCGGCACCGCGCTGACCGAGGGCATCACCTGGGGCTGGGAGACCTACCCCGAGTACCTCGACGCGGTCGGCAAGCAGAAGTTCTCCGTCGACGTCGGCAGCCAGGTCGCGCACGGCGCCGTCCGCGCCTACGCGATGGGCGAGCGCGGGGCCCGCAACGAACCGGCCACCCCCGAGGACATCGAGGCGATGGGCCGGCTCGTTCGTGAGGCAATCGAGGCCGGGGCGCTCGGCTTCTCCACGTCGCGCACGATGGGCCACCGCGCGATGGACGGCGAACCGGTGCCCGGCACCTTCGCGGCCGAGGAAGAGCTGTTCGGCCTCGGCCGCGCCATGGCGGCCGGCGGCCAGGCGGTGTTCGAGCTGGCGCCGCAGGGGGCCGCCGGCGAGGACATCATCGGTCCGAAAAAGGAACTGGACTGGATGCGGCGACTCAGCGCCGAGATCGACCGGCCGGTATCCTTCGCCCTGATTCAGGTGGACGCCGATCCGAAGCTGTGGCGCGAGATGCTGGACCTGTCCGCGGACGCGCACGCGGCGGGCGCCCGGCTGCACCCGCAGATCGCCGCGCGGCCGTTCGGCATGATGATCGGCTTCCAGGGGCATCACGGATTCAGCCACCGGCCGACCTACCGCCGGCTGGCGGCCGAGTGCGGCCGCGACGAGCTCGCGCAGCGGCTGGCCGACCCGGCGGTGAAGGCCGCGATCCTGGCCGAGGACGACCTGCCCGTCGACCCCACCTTGCTGTTCGACGGGATGTTCGCGTTGGTGCAGCACTCGCTCGGCCGGCTGTATGCGCTCGGCAACCCGCCCGACTACGAGCCGACTCCGGACCGCACCGTCGCGGCCATCGCGAAGGCCCGCGGCGAGGACCCGCTGTCCACGCTGTACGACCTGATGCTGGAGGCCGACGCGACCAACATGTTGATGCTGCCGTTGTTCAACTACGCCGACGGCAACCACGACGCGATCCGCGAGATGATGCTGCACCCAGCGGGCGTACTCGGACTCTCCGACGGCGGCGCCCACTGCGGGATGATCTGTGATGCGTCCTACCCGACGTTCCTGCTCACCCACTGGGCGCGCGACCGGCACCGCGGCGAGAAGCTGTCGCTGGAGTACGTGATCCGCAAGCAATCCCGCGACACCGCACACCTGTTCGGCCTCACCGATCGCGGCACCATCGAGCCCGGCAAGAAGGCCGACATCAACGTCATCGACCTGGACGCCCTGACCCTGCACCCGGCGGCGATGGCATTCGACCTGCCCGCCGGCGGGAACCGAATCCTGCAGGGCGCCAGCGGTTATGCCGCGACCATCGTCAGCGGGACGGTGACCCGCCGCAACGACGTCGACACCGGCGCCCGTCCCGGACGTCTGGTCCGCGGAGCGCGCTGA
- a CDS encoding aromatic ring-hydroxylating oxygenase subunit alpha → MATAAGNPARTRSHVQEDAIGTPPDNPTLVPAERYYSPAFAALETQRMWPRVWQLACMVDHVAEPGDYFEYRCGPYGVLIVRDDDGALRAFQNVCRHRGNSLCTGSGSGLRELKCGYHGWTWDLAGALKRVPNRKGFGSLRMSDFPLIPARVDTWAGLVFVNLDPGAVSLAEYLEAVPDDIAWCHLEDFRCYATLTVEVDANWKTIADGYSETYHIQTLHPELLRCVDDIHAPQRIWGHTGKSDQPYGVPSPRFGGSVSDEEVWNAYVYTQGALMGAAEGTPFPADERRAGQTVADLIAERTRAFAASRGVDLNWADTDRMTRLHQYNVFPNMTLLTNADHLTVMCSRPAPEPSPDKGELIMFLMTRMPPGAPRAKPTDVRMAADAAEPGVVLTQDIAVLPGLQRGMHQPGFTHLVLSSEERRVINMHRNLERYLELPTSQQMSGGAPK, encoded by the coding sequence ATGGCAACGGCGGCCGGCAACCCGGCGCGGACCCGCTCACACGTCCAGGAGGACGCCATCGGCACCCCGCCGGACAACCCGACGCTGGTGCCCGCCGAGCGCTACTACTCCCCCGCCTTCGCCGCGCTCGAGACGCAGCGGATGTGGCCGCGGGTGTGGCAACTGGCCTGCATGGTCGATCATGTCGCGGAACCCGGTGACTATTTCGAATACCGCTGCGGCCCTTACGGTGTGCTGATCGTCCGGGACGACGACGGGGCGCTCCGCGCGTTCCAGAACGTCTGCCGGCATCGCGGCAATTCGCTGTGCACCGGATCCGGCTCGGGCCTGCGCGAACTCAAGTGCGGCTATCACGGATGGACGTGGGACCTGGCCGGCGCGCTCAAGCGGGTGCCCAACCGGAAGGGCTTCGGCTCGCTGCGGATGTCCGACTTTCCGCTGATACCGGCTCGCGTCGACACCTGGGCCGGGCTCGTCTTCGTCAACCTCGACCCGGGCGCGGTGTCGTTGGCCGAATACCTGGAGGCGGTGCCCGACGACATCGCCTGGTGCCACCTGGAGGATTTCCGCTGCTACGCCACGCTCACCGTGGAGGTCGACGCCAACTGGAAGACGATCGCCGACGGATACAGCGAGACCTACCACATCCAGACCCTGCATCCCGAACTGCTGCGATGTGTCGACGATATCCATGCGCCGCAACGGATTTGGGGCCATACCGGAAAGTCGGATCAGCCCTACGGTGTGCCAAGCCCACGCTTCGGGGGCTCGGTGTCCGACGAAGAGGTGTGGAACGCCTACGTGTACACGCAGGGGGCGCTGATGGGTGCGGCCGAGGGCACGCCTTTCCCCGCCGACGAACGCCGGGCCGGCCAGACGGTCGCCGACCTGATCGCCGAACGAACCCGTGCCTTCGCCGCGAGCCGCGGTGTCGATCTCAACTGGGCTGATACCGATCGGATGACCCGATTGCACCAGTACAACGTGTTTCCTAACATGACGCTTCTGACCAACGCCGACCACCTGACCGTCATGTGCTCGCGGCCCGCCCCCGAGCCCTCCCCCGACAAGGGCGAGCTGATCATGTTCTTGATGACGCGCATGCCGCCGGGCGCGCCGCGCGCCAAGCCGACCGACGTCCGCATGGCCGCCGATGCGGCCGAGCCGGGGGTGGTGCTCACGCAGGACATCGCGGTGCTTCCCGGCTTGCAACGCGGCATGCATCAACCCGGCTTCACGCACCTGGTGTTGTCCAGCGAGGAACGACGCGTGATCAACATGCATCGCAACCTGGAGCGCTACCTCGAGTTGCCCACGTCCCAGCAAATGAGCGGCGGTGCGCCGAAGTGA
- a CDS encoding DUF7064 domain-containing protein: MGYSAADESFTHQLPTTFDQVHDTDPTWSDRCYFFAASPDGTMLLASGYGNNPNTGSGLGYVKVSLADGRHWDLLSGRPVSGGDRGDLAAGPMRWTCVEPLKKWRLDIEPNNSGIEWELYYEPTAPMWELLPMKVHGNDGELLADMYHMKEPGRWSGWVQIDGERISVDGFHGGRDRTFGVRISDKIDFWLWLDAGFGDHAIEAWIIESSDGTVNYVDGGITHADGTLSKRFVKIEHEVEFDGDRKRPTRAVLVFTDEDGRAHRVIAEAPHLEVNAYYGLPMAHCQYEDLGGGEYFIHFAWDSCDPEQLAETEGKSMAVDQLMRFERDGDTGWGIFELLLGGQGYRRYPNWTAMDMSAFTQDKTPVDRLPADADGGGR; the protein is encoded by the coding sequence ATGGGTTACTCCGCCGCGGACGAATCTTTTACCCACCAGCTTCCGACGACGTTCGACCAGGTGCACGACACCGACCCGACGTGGTCGGACCGGTGCTACTTCTTCGCCGCCTCACCGGACGGCACCATGCTGCTGGCCAGCGGCTACGGCAATAACCCGAACACCGGCAGCGGGCTGGGTTACGTGAAGGTCAGCCTCGCCGACGGCCGGCACTGGGATCTGTTGTCCGGGCGCCCGGTCAGCGGCGGCGACCGCGGTGACCTGGCCGCGGGGCCGATGCGCTGGACCTGCGTCGAGCCGCTGAAGAAGTGGCGACTGGACATCGAGCCCAACAACTCCGGAATCGAGTGGGAGCTCTATTACGAGCCCACCGCGCCGATGTGGGAGTTGCTGCCGATGAAAGTGCATGGAAACGACGGCGAATTGCTCGCCGACATGTACCACATGAAAGAGCCGGGCCGGTGGAGCGGATGGGTGCAGATCGACGGGGAGCGCATCAGCGTCGACGGCTTCCACGGCGGCCGCGACCGCACCTTCGGGGTGCGGATCTCCGACAAGATCGACTTCTGGTTGTGGCTCGACGCCGGCTTCGGTGACCACGCCATCGAGGCCTGGATCATCGAATCGTCCGACGGCACGGTCAATTACGTCGACGGCGGCATCACGCACGCCGACGGCACCCTGTCGAAACGATTCGTCAAGATCGAGCACGAGGTCGAATTCGACGGCGACCGCAAGCGGCCCACCCGCGCCGTCCTCGTCTTCACCGACGAGGACGGCCGCGCCCATCGGGTGATCGCCGAGGCGCCGCATCTGGAGGTCAACGCCTACTACGGCCTGCCGATGGCGCACTGCCAATACGAGGACCTGGGTGGCGGCGAGTACTTCATCCATTTCGCCTGGGACAGTTGCGATCCCGAGCAGCTCGCCGAGACCGAGGGCAAATCGATGGCCGTCGACCAGCTGATGCGGTTCGAGCGCGACGGCGACACCGGTTGGGGCATCTTCGAATTGCTGCTCGGCGGGCAGGGCTATCGCCGCTACCCCAACTGGACCGCGATGGACATGTCCGCCTTCACCCAGGACAAGACGCCGGTCGATCGGCTGCCCGCGGACGCCGACGGGGGTGGCCGATGA
- a CDS encoding cytochrome b, protein MTPGPVAARFTLPSRVLHWLMAPMVIAQLLIGVTMVAALSYYPLLLAIHRPLGLLILAFALVRLANRLTHRPPAFLATMSKAERRVATWSEYLLYGLLLVQPLTGWAMLSAARFPITLFGPLALPGIAPRNIDVFAVLRECHNAFALLLFLAFTAHMTAVLFHTLVLRDRLLDRMALWRSRAGAGQPDRG, encoded by the coding sequence ATGACGCCGGGGCCCGTCGCGGCGCGGTTCACCCTGCCGTCGCGCGTTCTGCACTGGCTGATGGCGCCGATGGTCATCGCGCAGCTGCTGATCGGCGTGACCATGGTCGCCGCGCTGAGCTACTACCCGCTGTTGCTGGCCATCCATCGGCCGCTGGGCCTGCTGATCCTCGCCTTCGCCCTGGTCCGGCTGGCGAACCGGCTCACGCACCGGCCGCCGGCTTTCCTGGCCACCATGAGCAAGGCCGAACGCCGCGTCGCGACGTGGTCGGAGTACCTGCTCTACGGCCTGCTGCTGGTGCAGCCCCTGACGGGGTGGGCCATGCTGTCGGCGGCGCGGTTCCCGATCACCCTGTTCGGGCCGCTGGCGCTGCCCGGCATCGCGCCGCGCAACATCGACGTTTTCGCGGTGCTCCGGGAGTGCCACAACGCCTTCGCGCTGCTGCTCTTCCTGGCGTTTACCGCCCATATGACGGCGGTACTCTTCCACACGCTCGTCCTGCGTGACCGGCTGCTGGACCGCATGGCGCTGTGGCGCAGCAGGGCCGGCGCCGGGCAGCCGGACCGGGGCTGA
- a CDS encoding TetR/AcrR family transcriptional regulator → MEPSRRWGDDRAILDDEEARNRILDAAGRCIVRRGNTQFRMGEVADEAGVSRSTVYRYFPARDDVLLGLMLARVDTAISELVRNLPAPDDPVRSLPEMVLARVESVDGNALNEALFAAESTAVASALEKGSEPIVELLLRHYGPLLNRWKAAGLLYPDVDFRSIVQWLHTATLFLLAPSWRYRPAADKREFVAQFVVRALVPQIRQ, encoded by the coding sequence ATGGAACCGAGCCGGCGGTGGGGCGACGACCGCGCGATCCTCGACGACGAGGAGGCCCGCAACCGCATCCTGGACGCCGCGGGCCGCTGCATCGTCCGGCGCGGTAACACCCAGTTCCGGATGGGCGAGGTGGCCGACGAGGCGGGGGTGTCCCGGTCGACGGTGTACCGGTATTTCCCCGCCCGCGACGATGTCCTGCTGGGCCTGATGCTGGCGCGTGTGGACACCGCGATCTCCGAGTTGGTACGCAACCTGCCCGCCCCCGACGACCCCGTTCGCTCGCTGCCCGAGATGGTGCTCGCCCGGGTGGAGTCGGTGGACGGCAACGCGCTGAACGAAGCGTTGTTCGCCGCCGAGAGCACCGCGGTGGCCTCGGCGCTCGAGAAGGGCTCCGAACCCATCGTGGAGCTGCTGCTGCGGCATTACGGGCCGCTGCTGAACCGGTGGAAGGCGGCGGGGTTGCTCTACCCCGACGTCGATTTCCGGTCGATCGTCCAGTGGCTGCACACCGCGACCCTGTTTTTACTGGCTCCGTCGTGGCGATATCGCCCCGCCGCGGACAAACGAGAATTCGTCGCGCAGTTCGTGGTGAGGGCCCTGGTGCCACAGATCAGACAATAA
- a CDS encoding STAS domain-containing protein yields the protein MGEQSGDFVDPTAFEVGKHQVDQAVVLTVSGEVDMLSSPLLADAIQTALATKPAALIVDLSKVGFLASAGMTVLVTAQAEIEPPTQFAVVANGSATSRPIKLMGIDSVLSLYSTLDGALSGLAGE from the coding sequence ATGGGCGAACAATCCGGCGACTTCGTCGATCCGACCGCTTTTGAAGTGGGCAAACACCAGGTAGATCAGGCGGTCGTGCTGACCGTCTCCGGCGAGGTCGACATGCTCAGCTCGCCGCTGCTGGCGGATGCCATTCAGACCGCGCTGGCCACCAAGCCCGCGGCGCTGATCGTTGACCTGTCCAAGGTCGGTTTCCTGGCCTCGGCCGGGATGACCGTGCTGGTGACCGCGCAGGCGGAGATCGAGCCGCCGACGCAGTTCGCCGTGGTCGCCAACGGCTCGGCCACCAGCCGGCCGATCAAACTCATGGGAATCGACAGCGTGCTCTCGCTCTACAGCACCCTCGACGGTGCGCTGAGCGGCCTCGCTGGTGAGTGA
- a CDS encoding fructose bisphosphate aldolase, with product MSNQQQAERMTSGKGFIAALDQSGGSTPKALRLYGIEDNAYSSEKEMFDLIHQMRSRIITSPAFTGDRVLAAILFEQTMDREIAGKPSTTYLWETKGVVPILKIDKGLADASDDVQLMKPIPGLDELLDRAAGLGVFGTKERSVIGGANPKGIAAVVAQQFELGHQVLSHGLVPIIEPEVTISISDKAKAEGILRDEITKQLDAVPEGRRVMLKLSLPTEVNFYRPLIEHPKVMRVVALSGGYSREEANDLLAKNTGLIASFSRALTEGLTVDQSDEQFNATLDKAIQSIYDASVAG from the coding sequence ATGTCGAACCAGCAGCAAGCGGAACGGATGACGTCGGGCAAGGGATTCATCGCCGCCCTCGACCAGAGCGGCGGTTCGACGCCCAAGGCGCTGCGCCTCTACGGCATCGAGGACAACGCGTACTCCTCCGAGAAGGAGATGTTCGACCTCATTCACCAGATGCGCTCGCGGATCATCACGTCCCCGGCGTTCACCGGCGACCGCGTCCTGGCGGCGATCCTGTTCGAGCAGACCATGGACCGCGAGATCGCGGGCAAGCCGTCGACCACCTATCTGTGGGAGACCAAGGGCGTGGTGCCGATCCTCAAGATCGACAAGGGTCTGGCGGACGCGTCCGATGACGTCCAGCTGATGAAGCCGATCCCGGGCCTCGACGAGCTGCTGGACCGGGCCGCCGGCCTCGGTGTCTTCGGTACCAAGGAGCGGTCGGTGATCGGCGGCGCCAACCCCAAGGGCATCGCGGCCGTGGTCGCCCAGCAGTTCGAGTTGGGCCACCAGGTGCTCTCGCACGGCCTGGTCCCCATCATCGAGCCCGAGGTCACCATCTCGATCTCGGACAAGGCAAAGGCCGAGGGCATTCTGCGCGACGAGATCACCAAGCAGCTCGACGCCGTGCCCGAGGGCCGGCGCGTCATGCTCAAGCTGAGCCTGCCCACCGAGGTCAACTTCTATCGCCCCCTCATCGAGCACCCGAAGGTGATGCGGGTGGTCGCCCTGTCCGGCGGCTACTCCCGCGAGGAGGCCAACGACCTGCTGGCGAAGAACACGGGGTTGATCGCCAGCTTCAGCCGGGCGCTGACCGAGGGGCTGACCGTCGACCAGTCCGACGAGCAGTTCAACGCCACCCTGGACAAGGCGATCCAGTCGATCTACGACGCCTCGGTCGCCGGCTGA
- a CDS encoding sulfotransferase family protein, with translation MTLQDRFAPERLIAAACEEVGSDDFGDEGWRPGLHRVTDGLINDARLSDIGIEIAHLDLMRALKNRLGVIAWRKQHPEIAAEEIKAPIFIVGQPRTGTTILYDLLAQDPALRAPLTWEVDEPCPVPQPQTYHTDPRIAQTQAGIDLSEQIMPGFLAFHPMGALVGQECVRITAAEFVSMIFSVQYRLPSYYRWLMYEADHAGAYRFHRIFLQHLQSGVPGQWLLKSPAHLWQLDALLAEYPDALIVQTHRDPLNVISSIAALTHHLRRMCSEESRITECAAQSYEEIVVGLEREMALRDGRAVPAGRVVDVQFADFMKDPWTTIKDIYERLDRELLPDAEQKMRDFLASHPSDGGRGRYTWSDTGLDAVEVRERVSAYQDRYGVPTEQLR, from the coding sequence ATGACCTTGCAGGACCGATTCGCTCCCGAACGGCTGATCGCCGCCGCGTGTGAGGAAGTCGGCAGCGACGACTTCGGCGACGAGGGCTGGCGGCCGGGGCTGCACCGGGTCACCGACGGGCTGATCAACGATGCGCGGCTATCCGATATCGGCATCGAGATCGCCCACCTCGACCTCATGCGGGCGTTGAAGAACCGGCTCGGCGTAATCGCTTGGCGCAAACAACATCCCGAGATCGCCGCGGAAGAGATCAAGGCGCCCATCTTTATCGTCGGCCAGCCGCGCACCGGCACCACGATCCTGTACGACCTGCTCGCCCAGGACCCCGCGCTGCGTGCACCCCTGACCTGGGAGGTCGACGAGCCCTGCCCGGTGCCGCAGCCGCAGACTTACCACACCGATCCGCGGATCGCCCAGACCCAGGCCGGCATCGACCTGTCCGAGCAGATCATGCCCGGCTTTCTGGCCTTTCATCCGATGGGCGCGCTGGTCGGCCAGGAGTGCGTGCGCATCACCGCGGCCGAGTTCGTCAGCATGATCTTCTCGGTGCAGTATCGGCTGCCGAGCTACTACCGGTGGCTGATGTATGAGGCCGACCACGCGGGCGCCTATCGCTTCCACCGAATCTTCCTGCAGCACTTGCAGTCTGGTGTTCCCGGGCAGTGGTTGTTGAAATCGCCGGCGCACCTGTGGCAGCTGGATGCGCTGCTGGCCGAATATCCCGACGCGCTGATCGTGCAGACCCACCGCGATCCGCTCAACGTCATCTCGTCGATCGCCGCACTGACCCACCACCTGCGCCGGATGTGCAGCGAAGAATCCCGCATCACCGAATGCGCGGCCCAGTCCTACGAGGAGATCGTCGTCGGCCTGGAGCGCGAGATGGCCCTGCGGGACGGCCGCGCGGTGCCCGCGGGCCGGGTGGTCGACGTGCAATTCGCCGATTTCATGAAGGATCCGTGGACCACGATCAAAGACATCTACGAGCGGTTGGACCGCGAGCTGCTGCCCGACGCCGAGCAGAAGATGCGCGACTTCCTGGCGTCCCATCCCTCGGATGGCGGGCGCGGCCGGTACACCTGGTCGGATACCGGGCTGGACGCCGTCGAGGTACGCGAACGGGTGAGCGCCTACCAGGACCGCTACGGGGTACCGACCGAACAGCTGCGCTGA
- a CDS encoding catalase family peroxidase, which translates to MEPGDRGVGQHGDERPDDPAEPAPPPSQFGALNRRRALLGMGAVAGVAAVDVGGFAYAGGWLRPGALTPPRFTDRFEHVYGRHDGFRRNHAKGLSATGTFVSSGAAAAICRAAVFRRGSVPLMGRFSLSGGLPDQPDKLDTVRGLGLLFDGPDGRQWRTAMINIPVFPDSTPQGFYDRLLASKPVPSTGKPDPQQMAAFLQRHPETAAAMRLIKQAPPSTGFADSTFHGLNAFRFTNGAGATVPVRWSAIPQQGPDVTAPPPAKDYLFDAVIRTLAHAPLSWRLVLTVGEPGDPTHDATKPWPAGRRAIDAGTITISAVQTEEAGNARDINFDPLVLPDGIAASDDPLLAARSAVYARSFTRRAEEPKTASAVNVDAVLQ; encoded by the coding sequence GTGGAACCCGGTGATCGCGGCGTTGGACAACACGGTGACGAGCGGCCCGACGACCCCGCGGAGCCCGCGCCGCCGCCGTCGCAATTCGGCGCGCTGAATCGGCGACGGGCGCTACTGGGCATGGGGGCGGTCGCCGGAGTCGCCGCCGTCGACGTGGGCGGCTTCGCCTATGCCGGCGGCTGGTTGCGCCCCGGCGCGCTGACCCCGCCCCGGTTCACGGATCGCTTCGAGCACGTCTACGGCCGCCATGACGGCTTCCGGCGAAACCACGCCAAGGGCCTGAGCGCGACCGGAACGTTCGTCAGCAGCGGGGCGGCCGCGGCGATTTGCCGGGCCGCGGTCTTCCGGCGCGGCAGCGTCCCGTTGATGGGCCGGTTCTCGCTGTCCGGTGGGCTGCCGGACCAGCCCGACAAGCTGGACACCGTGCGCGGACTGGGGCTGTTGTTCGACGGGCCCGACGGCCGGCAGTGGCGCACCGCGATGATCAACATCCCGGTCTTCCCGGACAGCACGCCCCAGGGGTTCTACGACCGGTTGCTCGCATCCAAGCCGGTGCCGTCCACGGGCAAGCCCGACCCGCAGCAGATGGCGGCGTTCCTGCAACGCCATCCCGAGACCGCCGCGGCCATGCGCCTCATCAAGCAGGCGCCGCCGAGCACCGGTTTCGCCGACAGCACCTTCCACGGGCTGAACGCCTTCCGGTTCACCAACGGCGCCGGTGCGACGGTGCCGGTGCGCTGGTCGGCGATCCCGCAGCAGGGCCCCGACGTCACGGCGCCGCCGCCGGCCAAGGATTACTTGTTCGACGCCGTCATCCGCACGCTCGCACACGCGCCGCTGAGCTGGCGGCTGGTGCTGACCGTCGGCGAGCCGGGCGATCCGACCCACGACGCCACCAAACCCTGGCCGGCTGGGCGCCGGGCGATCGACGCCGGCACGATCACCATCTCCGCGGTCCAGACCGAGGAGGCCGGCAACGCGCGCGACATCAACTTCGATCCTTTGGTGCTGCCCGACGGCATCGCGGCCTCCGACGACCCGCTGCTGGCGGCGCGGTCGGCCGTGTACGCCCGTTCATTCACCCGCCGCGCGGAGGAGCCCAAAACGGCCAGCGCGGTCAACGTCGACGCGGTGCTGCAATGA
- a CDS encoding DUF190 domain-containing protein, translating to MDDCLKLTTYLAERRRTGDSFVSDVLLGLYAQHRVACGVLLRGIGGFGTGHYLRTDESLTLSEDPPVAIIAVDTRAKIEALFDPVLSVKQRGLVTLERARLLHEHIGTPQLPEDLRDAVKLTIYVGRKQRVDGSPAYIALCDLMHRRGLAGATVLLGVDGVAHGERQRANFFGRNADVPMMIVVVGSGERIGGVLPELGELLRRPLFTLERVRVCKRDGQFLERPHPLPGVDERGLPLFQQLTIYTSESAHHGGVPIHRAIAQRLRQAKAADGATVLRGVWGFHGDHPPHGDGLFSLTRRVPVVTIVIDTPANIAQSFAVIDELTQDEGLVTSEMVPALVSDDGDGEAGPPRMAQHRY from the coding sequence ATGGACGATTGCCTGAAGCTCACCACCTATTTGGCCGAGCGCAGGCGGACCGGGGACAGCTTCGTCTCCGATGTCCTGCTCGGCCTGTACGCACAGCACCGCGTCGCGTGCGGCGTGCTGCTGCGCGGCATCGGCGGGTTCGGCACCGGTCACTATCTGCGCACCGACGAGTCCCTGACGTTGTCGGAGGACCCGCCGGTGGCGATCATCGCGGTCGACACGCGAGCGAAGATCGAGGCGCTGTTCGACCCGGTGCTGTCCGTCAAGCAGCGCGGTCTGGTCACGCTGGAGCGCGCTCGGCTGCTTCACGAGCACATCGGGACGCCGCAGCTGCCCGAGGATCTGCGCGACGCGGTCAAGCTGACGATCTACGTCGGGCGCAAGCAACGCGTCGACGGCTCACCCGCCTACATCGCCCTGTGCGATCTGATGCACCGGCGCGGCCTCGCCGGTGCCACGGTGCTGCTCGGGGTGGACGGTGTCGCGCACGGAGAACGCCAGCGCGCCAACTTCTTTGGGCGCAACGCCGACGTCCCGATGATGATCGTCGTCGTCGGATCCGGTGAGCGGATCGGTGGGGTGCTCCCGGAATTGGGCGAGCTGCTGCGCAGGCCCCTGTTCACCCTCGAGCGGGTGCGGGTGTGCAAACGCGACGGTCAGTTCCTGGAGCGGCCACACCCCCTGCCCGGTGTCGACGAGCGCGGGCTGCCGCTGTTCCAGCAGCTGACGATCTACACCTCCGAGTCGGCACACCACGGCGGTGTGCCGATTCACCGCGCGATCGCCCAGCGGCTACGCCAGGCCAAGGCCGCCGACGGCGCGACGGTGCTGCGCGGCGTCTGGGGTTTTCACGGCGACCACCCGCCCCACGGCGACGGTTTGTTCTCGCTGACCCGTCGCGTGCCCGTCGTCACCATCGTGATCGACACCCCGGCCAACATCGCCCAATCCTTCGCCGTCATCGACGAATTGACCCAAGACGAGGGCCTGGTGACCAGCGAGATGGTGCCGGCGTTGGTGTCCGACGACGGCGACGGGGAGGCCGGGCCGCCACGCATGGCCCAGCACCGCTACTAG